A single genomic interval of Helianthus annuus cultivar XRQ/B chromosome 13, HanXRQr2.0-SUNRISE, whole genome shotgun sequence harbors:
- the LOC110898864 gene encoding uncharacterized protein LOC110898864 — MWPRMVLKSGDTINQPTLPEQEDSSDEEADYEFEYEVLSAGSVERWDDTDVSWVSATNDNTEPDLNNKRPVNVDTQPSTSQSQEEIETEREKETPEAHEEADEGDTHFELEDMEQLLSEIGSMRDSLRLMPDFQRREMAANFAMKMASMFGGSSGDEEEHEE, encoded by the exons ATGTGGCCTAGAATGGTGTTGAAATCCGGTGATACTATAAATCAACCTACGTTACCTGAACAAGAAG ATTCATCGGATGAAGAAGCGGATTACGAATTCGAGTACGAAGTCTTATCAGCTGGATCTGTAGAACGATGGGACGATACAGACGTATCATGGGTTTCCGCAACCAACGACAATACAGAACCAGATCTCAATAACAAAAGACCAGTTAACGTAGATACGCAGCCATCAACATCACAATCACAAGAAGAGATCGAAaccgaaagagaaaaagaaacacCCGAAGCACATGAAGAAGCCGACGAAGGAGATACGCATTTCGAACTCGAGGATATGGAACAGTTATTGTCTGAGATCGGAAGTATGCGCGACAGTTTGAGGTTGATGCCTGATTTCCAAAGACGGGAAATGGCTGCGAATTTTGCCATGAAAATGGCGTCGATGTTTGGAGGGAGTAGCGGTGATGAAGAAGAACACGAAGAATAG